A stretch of the Vigna radiata var. radiata cultivar VC1973A chromosome 7, Vradiata_ver6, whole genome shotgun sequence genome encodes the following:
- the LOC106766073 gene encoding uncharacterized protein LOC106766073, producing MDRKWMLASRLSKEYEDGVKGFRRFAVEHAKNPSRIICPCLQCCYLKVVIADELEEHLIWNRIDKSYSCWTKHGENRENHINNDFHHNTSYTPKETDTTYELDEVEEIVNVIEEDMRDCPQMFDRLTIDAKTSLYNGCTSFTRLSAVLKLFNLKARNGWSDTSFTELLSLIKDMLPKDNVLPSRMYDARKMFSSIGMSYEKIHACPNDCILFRNEYAPLDKCPKCMTSRYKKNLVSSKVVWYFPIIPRFRHMYRNEQDAKNLRWHADERIRDEKLRHPTYSPQWAKVDHDYPNFGKEPRNLRLALSTDGINPHGMQSNSHSTWPVVQSNQGMT from the exons atggacCGAAAATGGATGCTTGCTAGTCGATTATCAAAAGAATACGAGGATGGAGTGAAAGGGTTTCGTAGATTTGCAGTTGAGCATGCAAAAAATCCTAGTAGAATCATTTGTCCTTGCTTGCAGTGTTGTTATTTAAAGGTAGTGATTGCAGATGAGTTAGAAGAGCATTTAATATGGAATAGAATTGATAAAAGTTATTCATGTTGGACCAAACATggtgaaaatagagaaaatcatataaataatgattttcatCATAATACAAGTTATACACCGAAAGAGACTGACACAACATATGAGTTAGATGAAGTTGAGGAGATTGTAAACGTAATCGAAGAGGATATGCGAGATTGTCCTCAGATGTTTGATAGGTTGACAATAGATGCAAAGACGTCATTGTATAATGGTTGTACTAGTTTCACAAGACTATCAGCAGTCCTGaaattattcaatttgaaaGCACGAAATGGATGGTCTGATACTAGCTTTACTGAATTACTATCACTTATAAAAGATATGCTACCAAAAGATAATGTGCTTCCTAGTCGAATGTATGACGCTAGAAAAATGTTTAGCTCTATTGGGATGAGCTACGAGAAGATTCATGCGTGTCCAAATGATTGCATTCTTTTTCGAAATGAATATGCCCCATTGGATAAATGTCCTAAATGTATGACATCGCGCTATAAGAAAAATTTAGTGTCGAGCAAAGTGGTATGGTATTTTCCTATAATACCAAGATTTAGGCACATGTATCGTAATGAACAAGATGCAAAGAACTTAAGATGGCATGCGGATGAACGAATACGTGATGAAAAGCTTCGACACCCTACATATTCTCCTCAATGGGCAAAAGTTGACCATGATTACCCTAATTTTGGGAAAGAACCACGAAACCTACGTCTTGCTTTGTCTACTGATGGAATAAATCCACATGGTATGCAAAGCAACTCGCATAGCACGTGGCCTGTg GTCCAAAGCAACCAGGGAATGACATAG